In Streptomyces nojiriensis, the sequence CCACCTCCCGGGAGGAGAGCCTGCGCAGTTACCGGCTGTTCGCGGCGCGGGATCCGCGGGTGATGCTGGGGCTGGATCCGGAGTGGGCGTGGGGCGAGGGTGATCTGCTGAGGCTGATGGCGGACAAGTGCGGGGTCTCGGCGGATCCGGCGCACGTCAGCGGGCCGGACGTGATCGATCCGGAGCGGACGATGGCCGCGCTGGAGGCTTTCGCGGGGCGGCTGTGCGAGGCGGCGAGGGCGCGGTCGCCGGTGTTGTTCGGGACGGGCCATCCGCATCGACTCCTGGGTTTCTACGCCGGTTTGGCGGAGGCGCTGTCGGCGGCGGGATGTGATGTCCTCACCCCGGCGCAGGGGGTGAGTGTCGACATGACGACGCGGTTCGGCGTACGCACGCACAGCATCGAATACGTACGGGGGGTCGCACTGGTGCGGGAACCCGGCGTGCGGGTGCCGGGAAGTGCGACCGGCGTGCACACCCATTCGCCGCTGCCGGTTCGGGTGGCGCTGGGGGCCCTCGCGGAGGCCGGCGGGCCGCTGCCGGAGCTGGTGGTGGGGGACCACGGGTGGGTCTGCGGTGCAGGTCAGCT encodes:
- a CDS encoding phosphatase, which encodes MLSTGALRAHLLAARLAGPVATSREESLRSYRLFAARDPRVMLGLDPEWAWGEGDLLRLMADKCGVSADPAHVSGPDVIDPERTMAALEAFAGRLCEAARARSPVLFGTGHPHRLLGFYAGLAEALSAAGCDVLTPAQGVSVDMTTRFGVRTHSIEYVRGVALVREPGVRVPGSATGVHTHSPLPVRVALGALAEAGGPLPELVVGDHGWVCGAGQLGVEAIGLADTDDPALFVGEAEGRVSVAVPLDDAVRADYYRPLTRYILGRASLTGRQEWP